A genome region from Oncorhynchus clarkii lewisi isolate Uvic-CL-2024 unplaced genomic scaffold, UVic_Ocla_1.0 unplaced_contig_9428_pilon_pilon, whole genome shotgun sequence includes the following:
- the LOC139396594 gene encoding TBC1 domain family member 31-like, translated as MFVWRSLLRLPENHAAFSSLTDKGLHSAYLSIQERYPIKSHKLQRGLQRVLSALAHWAAIFGETDYLPLMAFPFVKLFQNNPLLCFEVVATTIVNWCQHWFEYFPNPPLNVLSMAENVLAHHDKELLQHLIDCGVTSQLYVWPLLETLFSEVLTRDEWLKLFDNVFSNHPAFLLVSVVSYVTCCRAPLLLCSHKEDFEYFFHHRNNLDISSVINETYRLMESTPADIHPRNMLDDFQPLTRGQYPVFNKYPTYIVEYQSQERERIRQQEVDYLRERQAVQELRAKAVQRQAEDEAWYTQQEILQQAEEKRRDILQQEESKLAEQRTRLTAMKRELKVKELQLMDAARRRFLKQQQDQRLTELHRLDEQIQRKMNTRDQETAAAVQDIQVRQMELEAQRRLFEQRLAKEQVRVTQEVRAEVDTRRHRSEVEETTFQHLLNNDTDVSLGTKKVLEECLAEAGQLGVDTEWQAEVMRRLDQEDAARDRHYHHLAGLHRETLTKEQQLVNIMEDVEGQRWEEVVSQKAQLEEERQAAATAEANRRVFLSQEEEENEQHRDNLRRSQDHSLSQQWEMRARSPCSTSGLLPNPVASPGPHQSQQRHSPNNICLNNQSTSDSSTCFSLDRGRGELDCRERELMQNIRELRQKLAARAKNSNSTVSQ; from the exons ATGTTTGTGTGGAGGTCCCTCCTGCGTCTGCCAGAGAACCACGCAGCTTTCAGCAGTCTGACCGATAAAGGCCTGCACTCTGCCTACCTCAGCATCCAGGAGCGATACCCCATCAAGAGCCACAAACTGCAGCGGGGACTTCAACG AGTGTTGTCTGCACTAGCCCACTGGGCGGCCATCTTTGGAGAGACAGACTACCTCCCTCTGATGGCGTTTCCCTTCGTCAAGCTCTTCCAGAATAACCCTCTGCTCTGTTTTGAAGTGGTCGCCACCACTATAG TGAACTGGTGCCAGCACTGGTTTGAATActtccccaaccctcctctcaaCGTACTGAGCATGGCAGAGAATGTTCTGGCTCACCATGACAAGGAACTGCTGCAGCACCTCATCGACTGTGGAGTCACCTCTCAG ctgtaTGTGTGGCCCCTGTTAGAGACTCTGTTCTCTGAGGTGCTGACCAGAGATGAGTGGCTCAAACTGTTTGACAACGTCTTCTCTAACCATCCTGCCTTCTTATTGGTATCTGTGGTCTCATATGTCACCTGCTGCCGTGCCCCACTACTGCTCTGCAGCCACAAAGAGGACTTTGAG TATTTCTTCCACCACCGTAACAACCTGGACATCAGCTCTGTGATAAATGAGACATACAGGCTGATGGAGAGCACCCCAGCAGACATCCACCCCAGGAACATGCTGGATGACTTTCAGCCTCTGACCAGGGGACAGTACCCTGTCTTCAACAAGTACCCCACCTACATAGTGGAGTACCAgtctcaggagagagagaggatacgcCAACAGGAAGTGGACTACCTCAGAGAGAG GCAGGCGGTGCAGGAGCTGCGTGCGAAGGCGGTTCAGAGGCAGGCTGAGGACGAGGCATGGTACACCCAGCAGGAGATACTGCAGCAGGCTGAGGAGAAACGCAGGGACATCCTACAGCAAGAGGAGAGCAAGCTGGCTGAACAGAGAACCAG GTTAACAGCCATGAAGCGTGAGTTAAAGGTGAAGGAGCTCCAGCTGATGGATGCTGCCAGGAGACGCTTCCTGAAACAGCAGCAGGACCAGAGACTGACTGAACTACACAGACTGGAcgagcagatacagaggaag ATGAACACCAGAGACCAGGAGACGGCAGCAGCAGTACAGGATATACAAGTCAGACAGATGGAGCTGGAAGCACAGAGACGCCTGTTTGAACAG CGACTGGCCAAGGAGCAGGTGCGTGTGACTCAGGAGGTCAGAGCAGAGGTGGATACCAGGAGACACAGGTCAGAGGTCGAGGAGACCACCTTCCAACACCTCCTTAACAACGACACTGACGTCAGCCTGGGAACCAAGAAG gtTCTAGAGGAGTGTTTAGCTGAAGCAGGCCAGCTGGGAGTGGACACCGAGTGGCAGGCTGAGGTGATGAGGCGTCTAGACCAGGAGGATGCAGCCCGGGACAGACACTACCACCATCTGGCTGGACTACACAGAGAGACCCTCACCAAGGAGCAGCAGCTAGTTAACATCATGGAGGACGTAGAGGGACAGAGg TGGGAGGAGGTGGTGTCTCAGAAGGCCCagctagaggaggagaggcaggctgcAGCCACAGCCGAGGCCAACAGGAGAGTCTTCCTCagccaggaggaagaggagaacgaGCAGCACAGAGACAACCTCCGCAGGAGCCAGGACCACTCACTCA GTCAACAGTGGGAGATGAGAGCCAGGTCTCCGTGCTCCACTAGTGGCCTGCTTCCCAATCCTGTTGCTTCTCCTGGTCCTCATCAGTCTCAACAACGTCACAGTCCCAACAACATCTGTCTAAACAACCAGTCCACCTCAGACTCCTCCACTTGCT TCTCTCTGGACCGGGGTCGAGGGGAGCtggactgcagagagagggagttgaTGCAGAACATCAGAGAGCTGCGGCAGAAACTGGCGGCCCGCGCCAAAAACTCCAACTCTACCGTCTCCCAGTAA